Proteins encoded by one window of Gallaecimonas pentaromativorans:
- the norR gene encoding nitric oxide reductase transcriptional regulator NorR, with protein sequence MPEPGQHLLLEIALDLASSLTNDDRFDRLLTALRKAIPCDAIALLAYRTPHAIPLAIQGLSPDTRGRRFAVGEHPRFAAMAEAQKPVRFPADSPLPDPYDGLLLNDDSAIPIHACMGLPLFVDSQLLGFLTFDSLTPGVFDHIGERTLDMVSALAAATLKAAIQLDALERQAQHNTQVMQTLTLDAMAQGGNSLLGDSLPMLALKQELALVAPSDFTVLVLGETGVGKELVARTLHAQSARKGAPLVHLNCAALPEQLIESELFGHTKGAFTGADSARPGKFLLADGGTLFLDEVGELSPGTQSKLLRALQSGEIQPVGQDKVRQVDVRVIAATNRDLKTEVAAGRFRADLYHRLSVYPILVPPLRERGGDILLLAGFFLENTRRKLGLAQLKLAQATQDLLMRYDWPGNVRELEHCISRAALNAIREQGRHGVLTLAPGHCALEPVGPAPLPTAPPPGTAQADLRLAVEDYQRQLIREALLANDHSWAGAARALNLDRANLQRLGKRLGVVVSKGL encoded by the coding sequence ATGCCTGAACCCGGCCAACACCTGCTGCTGGAAATCGCCCTCGACCTTGCCAGCAGCCTCACCAACGATGACCGTTTTGACCGCCTGCTCACCGCGCTCAGAAAGGCCATTCCCTGCGACGCCATCGCCTTGCTGGCCTACCGCACTCCCCATGCCATTCCCCTGGCCATTCAGGGGCTGAGCCCCGACACCCGGGGCCGGCGCTTTGCCGTTGGCGAGCACCCGCGCTTTGCGGCCATGGCCGAGGCGCAAAAGCCGGTGCGCTTTCCCGCCGACAGCCCCCTGCCCGACCCTTACGACGGCCTGTTGCTTAACGACGACAGCGCCATTCCCATTCATGCCTGCATGGGGTTGCCGCTTTTTGTCGACAGCCAGCTGCTGGGTTTTTTGACCTTCGACAGCCTCACGCCAGGGGTATTCGACCACATCGGTGAACGCACCCTGGACATGGTGTCGGCGCTGGCCGCCGCCACCCTCAAGGCCGCCATCCAGCTTGATGCCCTGGAGCGCCAGGCCCAGCACAACACCCAGGTGATGCAGACCCTCACCCTCGATGCCATGGCCCAAGGCGGCAACTCCCTGCTGGGAGACAGCCTGCCAATGCTGGCCCTCAAGCAAGAGCTGGCGCTAGTGGCGCCCTCGGATTTCACGGTGCTGGTGCTGGGGGAAACCGGGGTCGGCAAGGAGCTGGTGGCCCGTACCCTGCACGCCCAATCGGCCAGGAAAGGGGCGCCATTGGTGCACCTCAATTGCGCCGCATTGCCCGAGCAACTGATTGAAAGCGAGCTTTTTGGCCACACCAAGGGCGCCTTCACCGGCGCCGACAGCGCCCGGCCGGGGAAATTTCTGCTGGCCGACGGCGGCACCCTGTTTCTGGACGAAGTGGGCGAGCTGAGCCCCGGCACCCAGAGCAAGCTACTGCGGGCCCTACAAAGTGGCGAGATCCAACCGGTGGGCCAGGATAAAGTGCGCCAGGTGGACGTGCGGGTGATCGCCGCCACCAACCGCGATCTGAAAACCGAAGTGGCGGCCGGGCGTTTTCGGGCCGACCTCTACCATCGCCTCAGCGTTTACCCCATTTTGGTGCCGCCGCTGCGAGAAAGGGGCGGCGATATTCTGCTGTTGGCCGGGTTCTTTTTGGAGAACACCCGCCGCAAGCTCGGCCTGGCGCAGCTCAAGCTGGCCCAGGCTACTCAAGATTTGCTGATGCGTTACGACTGGCCAGGCAATGTGCGGGAGCTGGAGCACTGCATCAGCCGGGCCGCCCTCAACGCCATCCGCGAGCAGGGCCGCCATGGGGTGCTGACCCTAGCCCCCGGCCACTGCGCCTTGGAACCGGTTGGTCCAGCTCCGCTGCCCACAGCGCCACCTCCTGGCACAGCTCAGGCTGACCTTCGGCTGGCGGTGGAGGATTACCAGCGCCAATTGATCCGCGAAGCGCTGCTGGCCAATGACCACAGCTGGGCCGGCGCCGCCCGGGCCCTCAACCTGGACAGGGCCAACTTGCAGCGCCTGGGCAAACGGCTGGGAGTGGTGGTGAGCAAAGGGCTCTAG
- the hmpA gene encoding NO-inducible flavohemoprotein → MLSAQTIARVKATIPVLASAGPAVTQHFYQRMFAHNPELKDVFNLSNQRSGRQPAALFAAVAAYAQHIENPQVLAAAVERIAQKHTSFVVKPEQYAIVGKHLLATLQELAPDTFDSDTTAAWAEAYQFLAGIFIDREGTLYAQHKAAEGGWEGERAFRLAAKVAESEKVTSFYFEPADGGAVMAFEPGQYIGIKVKPSQGDYQEIRQYSLSAASNGKGYRISVKREDQGLVSNFLHDELAVGDEVALMPPAGDFFLDTQSQAPVVLVSAGVGLTPMMSMLETLAQQQPGRVVQFLHACENQIQHSFKARQQELAKAHGVPLRYWYNDQHGLMDLAPIRYELPLADGLFYLCGPIGFMAAIKGQLLALGVSGERIHYEAFGPHAEL, encoded by the coding sequence ATGTTAAGCGCCCAGACCATTGCCCGCGTTAAAGCCACTATTCCGGTCCTTGCCAGCGCCGGCCCGGCTGTTACCCAGCATTTTTATCAGCGCATGTTTGCGCACAACCCTGAGCTTAAGGACGTATTCAATCTCTCCAACCAGCGCTCAGGGCGCCAACCGGCGGCGCTCTTTGCCGCTGTGGCCGCCTACGCCCAGCACATTGAAAACCCACAAGTGCTGGCGGCGGCGGTGGAGCGCATTGCCCAGAAGCACACCAGCTTTGTGGTCAAACCCGAGCAATACGCCATCGTCGGTAAGCACCTGCTGGCGACCTTGCAGGAGCTGGCCCCCGACACTTTCGACAGTGACACCACCGCCGCTTGGGCCGAGGCTTACCAGTTTCTAGCCGGGATCTTTATCGACCGTGAAGGCACCCTCTATGCCCAGCACAAGGCCGCCGAGGGCGGTTGGGAAGGAGAAAGGGCTTTCCGCCTGGCTGCCAAGGTGGCGGAATCTGAAAAAGTGACCAGCTTCTACTTTGAGCCGGCCGATGGCGGCGCGGTAATGGCCTTTGAACCCGGCCAATACATCGGTATCAAGGTCAAACCCAGCCAGGGCGACTACCAGGAAATTCGCCAGTACAGCCTGTCAGCGGCGTCTAACGGCAAGGGTTATCGCATCAGCGTAAAGCGTGAAGACCAAGGGCTGGTATCCAACTTCTTGCACGATGAGCTGGCCGTGGGGGATGAAGTGGCCCTGATGCCGCCAGCGGGGGATTTTTTCCTCGATACCCAAAGCCAGGCGCCGGTGGTGTTGGTGTCTGCCGGGGTGGGTCTGACGCCGATGATGAGCATGCTCGAAACCCTTGCCCAGCAGCAACCCGGGCGGGTGGTGCAGTTTCTTCATGCCTGCGAAAACCAAATCCAGCACAGCTTTAAGGCTCGCCAGCAGGAACTGGCCAAGGCCCATGGCGTGCCCCTTCGCTACTGGTATAACGACCAGCACGGCTTGATGGATCTGGCCCCCATCCGCTATGAGCTGCCTCTGGCCGATGGCCTCTTTTATCTCTGCGGCCCCATCGGCTTTATGGCGGCCATCAAGGGCCAGCTGCTGGCCCTGGGGGTGAGCGGCGAGCGCATCCATTACGAGGCCTTCGGCCCCCACGCCGAGCTGTAA
- a CDS encoding peptide MFS transporter: MTATASVDAAKGAETKTRRAFIALFMIEMWERFGFYGMQILMVLFAIEYLGFNDDRANLTWGAFAAMIYITPVAGGWIGDKVLGARRTTMLGGVVLALGYGLLAVPWDQFMGSSGHSLVFFSMGVIAVGNGLFKANPNNLVAKLYEGDESKLDGAFTLYYMSINIGAFLSQCLTPIIRVHYGWHWAFLICALGLVFGVAQFKVQSRYLEHVGSAPDFKPMNKGKLLGVLGGSLIVAVLIGLVVQSTEVAEWVVNLASVGLALFFLVLVVKATTAERAGLIAMVILTLQTILFFIFYQQMSTSLTLFAKNNVDLHFLGYSIPPEQFQVLNPFWIAVMSPVLAWLYASLGKKDKDPSLAGKYAWGFVLLAIGFFLYAVSGNFASALGLVSPQWMLWGYFFQSVGELLISGLGLGMVARYVAPSLRGLMMGAWLLATGLSQYLGSVVANFASVPENITSPLQTLPLYTDLFMKLGWVALAGAVVAIVLVPYLKRLDSRSKEAAALWAKQ, encoded by the coding sequence ATGACAGCCACAGCTTCAGTAGACGCCGCTAAGGGTGCAGAGACCAAAACTCGCCGCGCCTTTATCGCGCTTTTCATGATCGAGATGTGGGAGCGCTTCGGCTTCTACGGCATGCAGATCCTGATGGTGCTTTTTGCCATCGAGTATCTGGGTTTCAACGATGATCGCGCCAACCTGACCTGGGGCGCCTTTGCCGCCATGATCTACATCACCCCGGTTGCCGGCGGCTGGATCGGCGACAAGGTACTGGGCGCCAGACGCACCACCATGCTTGGCGGCGTGGTACTGGCCCTGGGTTACGGCTTGCTGGCCGTGCCGTGGGACCAATTCATGGGCAGCAGCGGCCACAGCCTGGTGTTCTTCTCCATGGGTGTGATCGCGGTAGGTAACGGCCTGTTCAAAGCCAACCCCAACAACCTGGTGGCCAAGCTGTACGAAGGGGACGAGTCCAAGCTCGACGGCGCCTTCACCCTGTATTACATGTCCATCAACATCGGCGCCTTCCTGTCCCAGTGCCTTACCCCCATCATCCGGGTGCACTACGGCTGGCATTGGGCCTTCCTGATCTGCGCCTTGGGCCTGGTGTTTGGCGTGGCTCAGTTCAAGGTGCAAAGCCGCTACCTCGAGCACGTAGGCTCGGCTCCCGACTTCAAACCCATGAACAAGGGCAAGCTGCTGGGCGTGCTGGGCGGCTCGCTGATCGTGGCGGTGCTGATTGGCCTGGTGGTGCAAAGCACCGAAGTGGCCGAGTGGGTGGTGAACCTGGCCAGCGTCGGCCTGGCGCTGTTCTTCCTGGTGCTGGTGGTCAAAGCCACCACCGCCGAGCGGGCTGGGCTTATCGCCATGGTGATCCTGACCCTGCAGACCATCCTGTTCTTCATCTTCTACCAGCAGATGTCTACTTCTCTGACCCTGTTCGCCAAGAACAACGTGGACCTGCACTTCCTGGGCTACAGCATTCCGCCGGAGCAGTTCCAGGTGCTGAACCCGTTCTGGATAGCGGTGATGAGCCCGGTACTGGCCTGGCTGTACGCCTCTTTGGGCAAGAAGGACAAAGACCCGTCTCTGGCCGGCAAATACGCCTGGGGCTTTGTGCTGCTGGCCATCGGCTTCTTCCTGTACGCCGTGTCCGGCAACTTCGCCAGCGCCCTGGGCCTGGTGTCGCCGCAGTGGATGCTGTGGGGTTACTTCTTCCAGTCCGTGGGTGAGCTGCTGATCTCCGGCCTCGGTCTTGGCATGGTAGCCCGTTACGTGGCGCCTAGCCTGCGCGGCCTGATGATGGGCGCCTGGCTGCTGGCCACCGGTTTGTCCCAATACCTGGGTAGCGTAGTGGCCAACTTTGCCAGCGTGCCGGAAAACATCACCAGCCCGCTGCAAACCCTGCCGCTGTACACCGACCTCTTTATGAAGCTCGGCTGGGTGGCTTTGGCTGGCGCCGTGGTGGCCATCGTGCTGGTGCCCTACCTCAAGCGCCTCGATAGCCGCAGCAAAGAAGCCGCCGCCCTGTGGGCCAAGCAATAA
- a CDS encoding VOC family protein: MLKAIHHAAIICSDYPRSKHFYTAILGLAVLAEHYREARDSWKLDLALPDGSQLELFSFNHAPQRPSYPEAQGLRHLAFVVDDVAAAAKWLQDQGVAVEPVRIDPYTGKAFTFFADPDQLPLELYQG, translated from the coding sequence GTGCTCAAAGCCATTCACCACGCCGCCATCATTTGTAGCGACTACCCGCGCTCCAAGCATTTTTACACCGCCATTTTGGGCCTTGCCGTGCTGGCAGAGCATTACCGCGAAGCGCGGGATTCTTGGAAGCTGGACCTGGCCCTGCCGGACGGCAGCCAGTTGGAGCTGTTTTCCTTTAACCATGCCCCCCAAAGGCCCAGCTACCCGGAGGCCCAGGGCCTGCGCCACCTTGCCTTTGTGGTCGACGACGTTGCCGCCGCTGCCAAGTGGCTTCAAGACCAGGGGGTAGCGGTGGAGCCGGTGCGTATAGACCCATACACCGGCAAGGCCTTTACCTTTTTTGCCGACCCCGATCAGCTGCCCCTGGAGCTCTACCAGGGGTGA
- a CDS encoding glycoside hydrolase 43 family protein, with protein MRLLLILLLAWPAWANQAEPRYYQNPIIHADYADPDAIRVGTNYYLIASSFNEVPGLPLLTSTDLVHWQLVGHALPRNVPDAHYRQVQHGNGVWAPALRFHGGRFWIFYPDPDFGIYVLSATDFRGPWSPPRLLLPGKGIIDPAPFWDDDGRAWLLHGWAKSRAGFNNVLTLREMAPDVSQMLEDEGQLVVDGNRLPGFRTLEGPKLYKKDGYYYIFAPAGGVKEGWQTVFRSRQLQGPYQHRITLAQGNTDINGPHQGAWVTATDGSDWFIHFQDKGPYGRITHLEPMVWRQGWPVMGNEGEPVARHPSPPGPPSTALARGSDHFDKSLALAWQWNANPSEDWARIQAGQLHLKALAGPDNLWQVPNLLLQKFPAQAFGAEVSLMAPAQGVRRAGLLIYGSDYGWVGAEQNAKGPVLVMVLCQKAKQGCREQRWQAPFTGQVARLGVQVNAAAQVQFLANGQPLGPPFTAQPGRWIGARIGLFAQGDGQQEARFDDFSLHF; from the coding sequence ATGAGATTGCTGCTGATACTGCTGCTGGCGTGGCCGGCCTGGGCCAACCAGGCCGAGCCCCGCTACTACCAAAACCCCATTATCCACGCCGATTATGCCGACCCTGACGCCATCCGGGTCGGCACCAATTACTATCTCATCGCCTCAAGTTTCAACGAGGTACCGGGGCTGCCGCTGCTCACCTCCACCGACTTGGTGCACTGGCAATTGGTAGGCCATGCCCTGCCCCGCAATGTGCCCGACGCTCATTACCGGCAAGTGCAGCACGGCAACGGGGTCTGGGCGCCGGCGCTGCGCTTTCACGGCGGCAGGTTCTGGATCTTCTACCCCGACCCGGACTTTGGCATCTACGTGCTGAGCGCCACAGATTTTCGCGGCCCCTGGAGCCCGCCAAGGTTGCTGCTCCCCGGCAAGGGCATCATCGACCCGGCACCCTTTTGGGACGACGACGGCCGGGCCTGGCTGCTACACGGCTGGGCCAAAAGCCGGGCGGGGTTTAACAACGTGCTGACCTTGCGGGAAATGGCCCCCGATGTCAGCCAGATGCTGGAAGATGAGGGCCAATTGGTGGTGGACGGCAATCGCCTGCCCGGCTTTCGCACCCTCGAAGGGCCCAAGCTCTATAAAAAAGACGGTTACTACTACATTTTCGCGCCGGCCGGCGGGGTAAAAGAAGGCTGGCAGACGGTGTTTCGAAGCCGCCAGCTGCAAGGGCCTTACCAGCACCGCATTACCCTCGCTCAGGGCAACACCGACATCAACGGGCCCCATCAGGGCGCCTGGGTAACGGCAACCGACGGCAGCGACTGGTTTATCCATTTTCAGGACAAGGGCCCCTATGGCCGTATCACCCACCTCGAGCCCATGGTGTGGCGCCAGGGCTGGCCGGTGATGGGCAACGAGGGCGAGCCGGTTGCCCGCCACCCAAGCCCACCCGGCCCGCCCAGCACGGCTCTTGCCAGAGGCTCAGACCATTTTGATAAATCCCTCGCCCTTGCCTGGCAATGGAATGCCAACCCAAGTGAAGACTGGGCACGCATCCAGGCAGGGCAGCTCCACCTCAAGGCCCTGGCCGGGCCCGATAACCTTTGGCAGGTGCCTAACCTGCTGCTGCAAAAGTTTCCGGCCCAGGCTTTTGGCGCCGAGGTGAGCCTGATGGCGCCTGCCCAAGGCGTGCGCCGGGCCGGGCTCCTTATCTACGGCAGCGATTATGGCTGGGTGGGGGCCGAGCAAAACGCCAAAGGCCCGGTTCTGGTGATGGTCTTGTGCCAAAAGGCCAAGCAGGGGTGCCGCGAGCAGCGCTGGCAGGCGCCCTTTACCGGCCAGGTTGCACGGCTTGGGGTACAAGTAAACGCTGCTGCCCAAGTGCAGTTTTTGGCGAACGGCCAGCCCCTCGGGCCGCCTTTTACCGCCCAGCCCGGGCGCTGGATAGGGGCCCGCATCGGCCTTTTTGCCCAGGGCGACGGCCAGCAAGAAGCGCGCTTTGACGACTTTAGCCTCCACTTTTAA
- a CDS encoding alpha/beta fold hydrolase yields the protein MKAILGILLGALALPLLAATTPQDAMLSHYAYPYPVRTFALTAQQQPLQMAYMDVPPASGKVPKDTVVLLHGKNFSGAYWQRTISTLSQAGYRVIAPDQLGFGKSSKPTEFQYSFQALATYTHQLLASLGVQKMVLVGHSMGGMLASRYSLMFPEDVSKLVLVNPIGLEDWKRQVPYQSLDDAIAAEHAQTPESVKNYMTKAYFDGKWQPQYQPLLAIQAGWTIGPDAGLMATVDALTSDMIFTQPVLYEFPDIKAKTLLIIGTRDRTAIGRNRADAKTAATMGRYDVLGKATAKAIPQAQLVELPGIGHVPQFEDFDDYIKALERFLAQ from the coding sequence ATGAAAGCCATTCTCGGGATCTTGCTGGGCGCTCTGGCCCTGCCACTGCTGGCAGCCACCACCCCGCAGGACGCCATGCTCAGCCACTACGCCTACCCTTATCCGGTGCGCACTTTCGCCCTCACCGCCCAGCAGCAACCGTTGCAGATGGCCTATATGGATGTGCCACCAGCAAGTGGTAAGGTCCCCAAAGATACGGTGGTGTTGCTGCACGGCAAGAACTTCTCCGGCGCTTACTGGCAACGCACCATCAGTACTCTCAGCCAGGCCGGTTACCGGGTTATCGCCCCCGACCAACTGGGCTTTGGCAAATCCAGCAAGCCCACCGAGTTCCAATACAGCTTTCAGGCCCTGGCCACCTACACCCACCAGTTGCTGGCAAGCCTTGGGGTGCAAAAAATGGTGCTGGTCGGCCACTCCATGGGCGGCATGCTGGCCAGCCGCTACAGCCTGATGTTTCCAGAGGATGTGAGCAAACTGGTGCTGGTTAACCCCATAGGCCTTGAAGACTGGAAGCGCCAAGTACCCTACCAGAGCCTGGACGACGCCATTGCCGCCGAGCACGCCCAGACCCCGGAGTCGGTGAAAAACTACATGACCAAGGCGTATTTTGACGGCAAGTGGCAGCCGCAATACCAGCCGCTGCTGGCCATCCAGGCTGGCTGGACCATAGGCCCGGACGCCGGTCTGATGGCCACAGTCGACGCCCTGACCAGCGACATGATCTTTACCCAGCCGGTGCTCTATGAGTTCCCCGATATCAAGGCCAAGACCCTGCTCATCATCGGCACCCGCGACCGCACCGCCATCGGCCGCAACAGGGCCGATGCCAAAACCGCCGCCACCATGGGCCGTTACGATGTGCTGGGCAAAGCCACCGCCAAGGCCATTCCCCAGGCGCAGCTGGTGGAGCTGCCCGGCATCGGCCACGTGCCGCAATTCGAGGATTTTGACGACTACATCAAGGCCCTTGAGCGCTTTTTGGCCCAGTAA
- the purU gene encoding formyltetrahydrofolate deformylase, whose protein sequence is MEKKILLTDCPDAKGLIAKITNICYKHQLNITRNNEFVDRDHGRFFMRTELNGIFNDETLLADLDDALPQYTKRRLVPAGRKRIVILVTKEAHALGDILMKCFEGALDVEIAAVIGNYDTLGKLVEKFDIPFHHVSHEGLSRPEHEAELMKVVDSYRPDYLVLAKFMRILTPSFVAAYPHKIINIHHSFLPSFIGANPYRQAFERGVKMIGATAHFVTDDLDEGPIIEQSVIHVNHAMSANDMARAGRDVEKSVLSRALQLVLDERVFVYGNKTVVFK, encoded by the coding sequence ATGGAAAAGAAGATCCTGCTCACCGACTGCCCCGACGCCAAGGGGCTGATCGCCAAGATCACCAACATTTGCTACAAGCACCAGCTCAACATCACCCGCAACAACGAGTTTGTTGACCGGGACCATGGCCGCTTTTTCATGCGCACCGAGCTCAACGGCATTTTCAACGACGAGACCCTGCTGGCCGACCTCGACGACGCCTTGCCGCAGTACACCAAGCGCCGCCTGGTACCGGCCGGGCGCAAGCGCATCGTGATATTGGTGACCAAAGAAGCCCACGCCCTTGGCGATATCCTGATGAAGTGCTTCGAAGGGGCCCTGGACGTGGAAATTGCCGCTGTTATCGGCAACTACGACACCCTGGGCAAGCTGGTGGAAAAGTTCGATATTCCCTTCCACCACGTGTCCCACGAGGGGCTGAGCCGCCCCGAGCACGAGGCCGAGTTGATGAAGGTGGTGGACAGCTACCGCCCCGACTACCTGGTGCTGGCCAAGTTCATGCGCATCCTCACCCCCAGTTTTGTGGCGGCCTACCCCCATAAGATCATCAACATCCACCACTCCTTTCTGCCTTCGTTCATCGGCGCCAACCCTTACCGGCAGGCCTTTGAGCGCGGCGTGAAGATGATTGGCGCCACCGCCCACTTCGTTACCGACGACTTGGACGAAGGCCCGATCATCGAGCAGTCGGTGATCCACGTGAACCACGCCATGTCCGCCAATGACATGGCCCGCGCTGGCCGGGATGTGGAGAAATCGGTGCTGAGCCGTGCCCTGCAACTGGTGCTGGACGAGCGGGTGTTTGTCTACGGCAACAAAACGGTGGTGTTCAAGTAA
- a CDS encoding MliC family protein has product MIRFITLILALGCALPAMARDCGQVKGSRIAIMVCQDPLLSELDDQLAGVFDKALSKADDSDALRLGQQQWTQKRDECWKANDERSCVQGGYVQRIAWLQARYGLVAMSHDITLVCDGDASHNLRVRYFDTHPKSLLASGQGGNWVMFQREAASGTLYSGPGQSIREHQGQLDVVLEKDGKTQHCLARPQGQ; this is encoded by the coding sequence ATGATCCGTTTTATCACCCTGATACTGGCCCTAGGCTGCGCGCTGCCAGCCATGGCCCGAGACTGCGGGCAGGTTAAAGGCAGCCGCATTGCCATCATGGTCTGCCAGGACCCGCTGCTCTCCGAGCTGGACGACCAACTGGCCGGCGTTTTTGACAAAGCCCTTTCCAAAGCCGATGACAGCGACGCCCTGCGCCTTGGCCAACAGCAATGGACCCAAAAGCGCGATGAATGCTGGAAAGCCAACGACGAGCGCAGCTGCGTCCAAGGAGGCTACGTGCAGCGCATTGCCTGGCTGCAAGCCCGCTACGGCCTGGTGGCCATGAGCCATGACATCACCCTGGTCTGCGATGGCGACGCCAGCCACAACCTGCGGGTGCGTTACTTCGACACCCACCCCAAATCCCTGCTGGCCAGTGGCCAGGGCGGCAACTGGGTGATGTTCCAGCGTGAAGCGGCCAGTGGCACCCTCTATTCGGGGCCGGGGCAAAGCATTCGTGAGCACCAGGGCCAACTGGACGTGGTGCTGGAAAAAGACGGCAAAACCCAGCACTGCCTGGCCCGGCCACAGGGGCAATGA
- a CDS encoding formate/nitrite transporter family protein, giving the protein MTDSEKAVSDNGSGLSQQDQYRARKQLPPAAPVLHETIRLLGEEELNRNLSALWWSALAAGLSMGFSLMARGLLQAYLPEGNGFYLVECAGYSVGFVIVILARQQLFTENTITAVLPFMSSASWQKFGCLLRLWLIVMLGNLAGVALYAYGLGRMELFEPKVLHAFSAIGEEVMHNSPWQMFSKGIMAGWLIAMMVWMNAASSARLMVVLIMTYLISIGGFTHIIVGSAEVLYLVFHGQASLASYVVDFALPTLAGNIVGGSLIFALISHAQVRGDEQLNVEKSP; this is encoded by the coding sequence ATGACAGACTCGGAAAAGGCCGTTTCGGATAACGGTTCTGGGCTTTCACAACAAGATCAGTACCGGGCACGCAAGCAGCTGCCACCGGCGGCGCCGGTGCTGCACGAAACCATTCGCCTGCTGGGGGAAGAGGAGCTTAACCGCAACCTCAGCGCCCTGTGGTGGTCGGCCCTGGCTGCTGGGCTTTCCATGGGTTTTTCGCTGATGGCAAGAGGGCTTTTGCAGGCCTATCTCCCTGAAGGCAATGGCTTTTACCTGGTGGAATGCGCCGGCTATTCGGTGGGTTTTGTGATTGTCATCCTGGCCCGCCAGCAACTTTTTACCGAGAACACCATCACCGCCGTGCTGCCCTTTATGTCTAGCGCCAGTTGGCAAAAGTTCGGCTGCCTGCTGAGGCTCTGGCTGATTGTCATGCTCGGCAACCTGGCCGGGGTGGCGCTTTACGCCTACGGTCTTGGCCGCATGGAGCTGTTTGAACCGAAAGTACTGCACGCCTTTAGCGCCATCGGCGAAGAGGTGATGCACAACAGCCCCTGGCAGATGTTCAGCAAAGGCATCATGGCCGGCTGGCTGATTGCCATGATGGTGTGGATGAACGCCGCCTCCAGCGCCCGGCTGATGGTGGTATTGATCATGACCTACCTCATCTCCATCGGCGGCTTTACCCACATCATCGTCGGCTCGGCCGAGGTACTGTATTTGGTGTTCCACGGCCAGGCGTCACTGGCGAGCTATGTGGTGGATTTTGCCCTGCCCACCCTTGCCGGCAACATCGTCGGCGGCAGCCTTATCTTTGCCCTGATAAGCCACGCCCAGGTGCGCGGCGATGAGCAGCTCAATGTGGAAAAGAGCCCTTAA
- a CDS encoding MFS transporter translates to MAAQRGGTFRSLNNANYRVWAAGALVSNIGTWMQRTAQDWLVLTILTDHNATALGIMTALQFFPQLLLLPLTGFAADRIDRRKLLMATQGAIGLLALGLGLLTVTGQVQLWHAYGFALLLGCTTAFDGPVRQAFVSEMVGDDELPNAVAINSTSFNSARMIGPAIAGLSIAAIGTGWVFIINALSFIPVLWSLLAINEGRLFKTDKPLAKSGLWEAFPYVWQQKRILFTLLMLFLMGSVGLNFPIFISTMSTLVFHGDASQYGLMTSMLAIGTISGALLAARRDKPRPALLLAGSLAFTLTMVLAALSPNEVVFCVLLVLIGLAAQTFIITANSSIQLATRPQMRGRVMAIFMAISLGGMPLGGPFVGWVVDHFGARWGLVVGACGGLAASLAALCYWLWFHHKAPSEKRSDSVS, encoded by the coding sequence ATGGCCGCTCAACGGGGCGGCACCTTCCGCTCCCTTAACAATGCCAACTACCGGGTCTGGGCGGCCGGTGCCCTGGTGTCCAATATCGGCACCTGGATGCAGCGCACCGCCCAGGACTGGTTGGTATTGACCATCCTCACCGACCACAACGCCACCGCCCTTGGCATCATGACCGCGCTGCAGTTTTTCCCGCAGTTGCTGCTGTTGCCCCTGACCGGCTTTGCCGCCGACCGTATCGACCGGCGCAAACTGCTGATGGCGACTCAAGGCGCCATCGGTCTGTTGGCACTGGGCCTGGGGCTGTTGACGGTCACCGGCCAAGTGCAACTGTGGCATGCCTACGGCTTTGCCTTGCTGCTGGGCTGCACTACCGCCTTTGACGGCCCGGTGCGCCAGGCCTTTGTCTCGGAAATGGTGGGAGACGACGAGCTACCCAACGCGGTGGCCATCAACTCCACCTCCTTTAACAGCGCCCGCATGATAGGGCCGGCTATCGCCGGGCTGTCCATCGCCGCCATCGGCACCGGCTGGGTCTTTATCATCAACGCCTTGTCGTTTATTCCGGTGCTGTGGTCACTGCTGGCCATTAACGAGGGCAGGCTCTTTAAAACCGACAAACCTCTGGCCAAAAGCGGGCTGTGGGAGGCCTTTCCCTATGTCTGGCAGCAAAAACGCATTCTCTTTACCCTGTTGATGCTGTTTCTGATGGGCAGCGTTGGCCTGAACTTCCCGATTTTCATCTCCACCATGTCGACCCTGGTGTTCCACGGCGATGCCAGCCAGTACGGGCTGATGACCTCGATGCTGGCCATCGGCACCATCAGTGGCGCCTTGCTGGCTGCCCGGCGCGACAAACCCCGGCCCGCCCTGCTGCTGGCCGGTTCCCTGGCCTTTACCCTGACCATGGTACTGGCCGCCCTCAGCCCCAACGAGGTGGTGTTTTGCGTATTGCTGGTACTGATTGGCCTGGCTGCCCAGACCTTTATCATCACCGCCAACAGCTCGATACAACTGGCCACCCGGCCCCAGATGCGTGGCCGGGTGATGGCGATTTTCATGGCCATTTCCCTTGGGGGCATGCCCCTGGGCGGGCCTTTTGTAGGCTGGGTGGTAGACCACTTCGGCGCCCGCTGGGGACTGGTGGTGGGCGCCTGCGGTGGCCTTGCCGCCAGCCTCGCCGCCTTGTGTTACTGGCTGTGGTTTCACCATAAGGCTCCCTCCGAAAAGCGCTCTGATTCAGTAAGTTAA